The Deltaproteobacteria bacterium genome includes the window CTAATGACCTTCGTTTGGCTCCGCCTCGCTGCGCGCTCCACTTGCTGGCGCCCCGCGCGTCGCCTCCGCGCGCAGAGAAGCGCGGCGCTGGCCGCGAGCGGTGTCGCGACGCGGGGCGCGGCCTGCGCGCCCGTCCCGATCGCGAGCGCGGCTACAGCGACCGCCCGCGCCGACATCGCCCAGCACGCACTGCGAGGGCCAGCAGCGGTGCGAGCAAGAGGGCTGCCGCACTCGGCTCCGCGACGGGCTGCGGAATGTTGAAGAAGAAGCTCTGCAGCGGTCCCGAGATCGTCGAGCCCGCGGCGAGGCCGACCGCGCCGATCGAGCAGGCGGTCGGGCTTCCCGTGCAGGTCGCGCTCGTGCCGAGGAAGGCGTTCCAACCGATCGAGTTCGAGAATGGCGTCGCGGGGAAAACCCCCAGGATTGAGCCGCCCGAGCTCGGGAACAACTCGAGCTCGAAGCGGCCTGCGCCGAGGCTGAAGAGCTGCAGGCTGTGGTCGCCAGGGGCGATGGAGCGCGCCACGATCGGATTCGTCATGCCGGGATAGATCGTGCGGAACGCGAACGTGCCGGTAGCCCCGGGGTTTTGGCTCCCAGCGTCCTCGACGTAGCTCCCGGTCAGCGTGCATGTCGTGACGCCCGACGCGAACGCGCATGGGCCCAGGCTGTAGAGACCCGTCCCACGTCCATCGGCGACGCCGTCACCGAGATCGCCGAGCCCCTGGTAGAGAAAGTCGCCGCTTGACGAAGTGGCGTGCCCCACGATCGGCGTGGCCGAGGCGGCGCCGGGGACGAGGAGCAGCAAGGGAAGGAGGAACGCGCCCAGCGGGAGCATCAGTGCCTCTCCTTGGAGTGCACCCCTTCCCACAAGCGAGAGGCGCGATCGGCTCGAAAACGGGACACCCGCGGACACGCAGGAAGTGGGCAGGCAGCTTCTAAAGTGTCACGCGAAAGCTCGAATGCGAGCGATCTCCGACCCGCACTGCGGAAGGCGTGCGCAGCGTGGGGATCTTGGGCACGGTTCCTCCCCGCGTGACGCCGCCCCCCGACCAGAACCGCCGCTCCCTTCGCGACGTGCGCCTGCGCGGCTTCGCGGCGCGGGCGGACGTAGAGGAGGTGGAGCGCTTCCTCGCCGCGAAGAGCGCGGCGCTGCCAGCGGAGCCGGTCGCGCTGCTCGCGTGCGCGGGCCGCGTGCTCGCCGAGGACGTGCGCGCCGCGGTCTCGGTGCCGAGCTTCGCGCGCTCCGCGATGGACGGCTTCGCGGTGCGCGGCGAGGACACGTTCGGCGCCTCGGACTACGACCCAGTCACGCTGAAGGTGCTCGGGCAGACGCTGCCGGGTCGCCCGTTCGCAGGGCGTGTCGGCGTGGGCGAGGCGGTGCGCATCATGACCGGCGCGCCGATTCCGGACGGCGCGGACGCGGTCGTGATGGCCGAGGTGTGCGAGGAGCGCGGCGACGTCGTCTCCGTCAGCGAGCCGGTGACGCCGCAGAAGAACGTCGGCGCGATCGGCGAGGACATTCGCGCGGGCGAGGTCGTGCTGCGCGCGGGCCGGCGCCTGCGCGCCCAGGATGCGGGGCTACTCGCATCGATCGGCGTCGCGCGCGTGCTGTGCCACCGCCGCCCGCGCGTGCAGCTCGTGATCACGGGCGACGAGCTGCTGCCGCCGGGTGCGAAGCCGGCCGGCGCGCGCATCGTCGACAGCAACTCGGTCGTGCTGCGCGCGCTCGCCCTGCGCGACGGCGGCGCCGCGCTCGAGTGCTCGCCGCTGCCCGACCGCCGCGACGTGATTCGGCTCGCGCTGCAGGCGAGCGACGCCGACGTGATCCTCGTCTCCGGCGGCAGCTCGGTCGGCATCGAGGACCACGCGCCCGGGCTGGTTGCGGAGCTCGGCACGCTCGACTTCCACGGCGTCGCGATGCGGCCCTCGAGCCCAGCCGGAGTCGGGCGCATCCCGCGCAGGGCGAAGGAGTACGCCGCCGCGAGCGAGCCCGCGCCGGGTGAAGCCTTCGTGTTCTTGCTGCCTGGCAACCCCGTGAGCTGCCTGTGCGCCTACGAGTTCTTCGCAGGGCCCGTGATCCGCGCGCTCGGCGGTCGCCCGCGCGCATGGCCGCATCGCCGCGTGCGCCTGCCCCTCGCGCGCAAGCTGGCGTCGCAGATCGGGCGCGTGGACTACGTGCGCGTCGCGATCGAGGACGGCCGCGTGACTCCGCTCGCGACTTCCGGCGCGAGCATCCTCTCCTCCACCGTGCGCGCTGCGGGCTGCGTGATCGTGCCGCGTGGGCGCGAGGGCATGGCGGAAGGTGAGGAAGTCGAGGTGCTGCTCTACGACGAGGAGCTGTCGTGAAACAGCGCCAGTTCCTCGAAGTGCTCGATCGCGACGAAGCCGAAGCGCGCTGGCGCGCGGCGATTCACGTCGCGCACGCGGGCATCGAAGAGGTCGCGCTCGCCGAGGCGCTCGGGCGCGTGCTCGCCGAAGACGTGCGTGCCGACGTCGACGTGCCCGCGTTCGATCGCAGCAACATGGACGGCTTCGCCGTGCGCGCGGCCGACACCTACGGCGCGAGCGAAGAGGAGCCGCGGCGCCTGACGCTTCTCGCGGAGACGATTCCGACCGGCGTCGCGCCGAGCGGCGAAGTCGCGCCGGGCGCCGCGATGACGATCGCGACGGGCGGCATGCTGCCGCGCGGCGCGGACGCGGTGGTGCCGGTCGAGAACACCGATGTCGACGGCGGCGCGCTGATCGTGCGGCGCGCCGTGGTGCCCGGCGGCAGCGTCTCGTTCGCGGGCACCGACATCGGCCAGGGCGAGACGGTGCTCTTCGCCGGCACGCGCCTCACCTCGCGCGAGACCGGCGTGCTCGCGGCGATCGGGCGAGCGCGCGTCGCGGTCGTGAAGAAGCCCGTCGTCGCGATCCTCTCGACCGGCGACGAGATCGTGCAGCCAGGCGAAGCGCTCATGCCGGGCGGCGTCTACGACAGCAACGCGCGCATCCTGAGCGACGCCGTGCGCGAGCTCGGCGCCGAGCCGCGCTTCCACGGTGCGTTCCGCGACGACGAGCCTGCGCTGCGCCGCGCGCTCGCGAGCGCGCTCGAGGGCGCCGACCTCGTGCTGCTCTCGGGCGGCACCTCGAAGGGCGAGGGTGATCTCAACGCGCGCGTGGTGGGCGACCTGACACCTGGGATCGTCGTCCACGGGGTCGCGCTGAAGCCCGGCAAGCCGATCTGTCTCGCTGCGCACGGCGCGCTGCCCGTCGTGATCCTGCCGGGCTTCCCCACCTCCGCGATCTTCACCTTCCACGAGTTCGTCGCGCCGGTGCTGCGCGAGATGAGCGGGCTCAGCGCGGCAAAGCGCGAGACGGTGCGCGCGCGCATGGCGCTGCGCACGAACTCCGAGCGCGGGCGGCTCGAGTACTTGCTCGTCGGCCTCGTGACGCGGAGCGACGGGCAGCTCGCCGCGTACCCGATGGGCAAGGGCAGCGGCTCGGTCACGACGTTCTCGCGCGCCGACGGCTTCGTGCGCATCGAGCGCAACGTCGAGATCGTCGACGCGGACGACGCGGTGGACGTGACGTTGTTAGGGAGGGAGATCGAGCCCGCGGACCTGGTGGTGGTCGGCAGCCACTGCGCGGGCCTCGACCTGATCGCCGGCGCGCTCGTGCGCGAAGGCTTCAGCGTGAAGGTGCTCGCGGTCGGTAGTCAGGGTGGCCTCGCCGCCGCCGAGCGCGGCGAGTGCGACGCAGCGCCGATTCACCTGCTCGATCCGAGGACGAACCTCTACAACGCGCCGTTCCTGAACGCAGACCTGAAGTTGTTACGGGGCTACACGCGCATGCAAGGAGTCGTCACGCGCCCCGACGAGCTGCGCGACACCGAAGAGCTGCTCGCCGACGCGAGTCTGCGCATGGTGAATCGCAATCGCGGCGCCGGGACGCGCGTGCTGATCGATCGGCTGCTCGCAGGGAGGAAGCCGCCGGGCTTCGCCTACGAGCCGCGCTCGCACTACGCGGTGGCGGCGGCGGTCGCGCAGAAGCGCGCGGACTGGGGCGTCACGATCGAGACCGTGGCGCGCGAGAAGGGGCTGCGCTTCCGCGCGCTCGCGAACGAGAGCTACGACTTCGCGATTCCCGCCGCGCGCTGGGATCGCCCCGCCGTCGCGGCGCTGCGAAGACTGCTCGAGCCGGGCTCGCTGCTGCGAGCGCGCCTCGAGGCCGCGGGCTTCGGCACGCCGCGCGACTAAAGCGCGGCGTCAGCCTCTGCGAGCGCGCCGACGCCACACCCAGAGCGCGATCGCGCCAGTGAGCGCGAGCAGTAGGGTCACCGCCGGCTCCGGCACCGGGGTTCCGAACGCGATGCTGGAGCCACTGCCTGCCAGGTCGAAGGGATCGCCGATGCGCGCGTAGCCGCCCGTCTCGAAGCCCGGCCCGCTGACTTGGACTTCCATCGTGTAGGTCACGACGTCTGTGGGCGCGAGAATCCCGAGGTCGATCGTCGTGATGAGCGAGTTGAACGTGTACCCCGCGACGTTGTTCGACTCCGAGAACCCCGTGCTGCCGAGATCGACGCCGCTCTTGGTGAGCGTGATGCCACTCGCGCCGCCGCGAAGCTCGGCCGCGGAGAAGAACACGACGCTGCCGTTCACCGCGAGCTCGATCCGGTAGCGAGCCATCGTGTCGTTGCCGAACTGGACACTCGCGTAGTCGAGCAGCGTGAGCTCTCCGGGCTTGATGATGAGCGTGATCGAGTTCGGTCCGGCCGTAGCCGGACTGTCGGTCCAGGTCGTGCGCGAGAGCAAGCTGAGCGGTCCCGGGTCGCCGTTGAAGAAGGTGCCGTCCGCTTGCAGCGCGGAGAAGATGCCGAGCGCCGTCTCGTTCTGCGCGGCGAAGGCGAAGGCGTCGCTCGGCTGTCCCGTCGAGCAGCCGCTGCCGGCGATGTTGCAGCGCGAAGCGCCGTCGCTCGTCGTGACCTGCGAGCTGAGCGCGCCGCCGGCTTGCGGTCCATCGCTGTCGGTCACGGGTCCGCTCGAATACAGCGCAAATGTCGTGATGATCGGCGCCGCGGCGGCCGCGCCCGCGAGCGACAGCGTGATGAGCATGGCGAGCAGCGGGCGGATCGAGCGGCAGCCGAGCATTGCGTTCTCCTGGGTGGAAGGCGGGCGCGTCGCGCCTACCCAACAAGTGGCGCGTTTCGCGGCGCTGTGACGAATGCGAGCTGTCGTAGAAACACACGACACGCCGGGCGGCGGGCCCGCTCGGCTCGCCACGGGCGCCGAGTCGTGGATTCACACGACGCGCTCGCGGTGTTCCTCGCGTGCGACACTCGCTCGCGTGACCGACTCGCTCGCCACGCCGGCTCGCATCGTGATCGTCGAGGACGACGCGCATTGCGTAGAACGCATGCTGCGCGCGTTCGCAGAAGAACCGAGTGTGCGCGTGGTGGCCATCGAGGCCTCGGTCGCTGGAGGATGTGCGGCGCTCTTGCGCGAGCGCCCCGAGCTGCTGATCACGGATCTCGGCTTGCCCGACGGCAGCGGCAGCGAGCTGGTACGCGCGGTCAGCGAGCACCAGCTGACGACGCTGCCGCTCGTGATCACGATGTTCAACGACGACAAGAACGTCTTCGATGCGATCGCCGCGGGCGCGCTCGGCTACCTCGTGAAGGACGCCGACGCGCGCGAGCTCGTGCGCGGCACGCTCGAGCTGCTCGCTGGCGGCTCGCCCATGAGCCCCGCGATCGCGCGGCGCGTGCTCGCGAGCTTTCGAGGGGCGCAGCCGAAGCCGAGCG containing:
- a CDS encoding molybdopterin molybdotransferase MoeA, which gives rise to MRGFAARADVEEVERFLAAKSAALPAEPVALLACAGRVLAEDVRAAVSVPSFARSAMDGFAVRGEDTFGASDYDPVTLKVLGQTLPGRPFAGRVGVGEAVRIMTGAPIPDGADAVVMAEVCEERGDVVSVSEPVTPQKNVGAIGEDIRAGEVVLRAGRRLRAQDAGLLASIGVARVLCHRRPRVQLVITGDELLPPGAKPAGARIVDSNSVVLRALALRDGGAALECSPLPDRRDVIRLALQASDADVILVSGGSSVGIEDHAPGLVAELGTLDFHGVAMRPSSPAGVGRIPRRAKEYAAASEPAPGEAFVFLLPGNPVSCLCAYEFFAGPVIRALGGRPRAWPHRRVRLPLARKLASQIGRVDYVRVAIEDGRVTPLATSGASILSSTVRAAGCVIVPRGREGMAEGEEVEVLLYDEELS
- a CDS encoding molybdopterin biosynthesis protein yields the protein MKQRQFLEVLDRDEAEARWRAAIHVAHAGIEEVALAEALGRVLAEDVRADVDVPAFDRSNMDGFAVRAADTYGASEEEPRRLTLLAETIPTGVAPSGEVAPGAAMTIATGGMLPRGADAVVPVENTDVDGGALIVRRAVVPGGSVSFAGTDIGQGETVLFAGTRLTSRETGVLAAIGRARVAVVKKPVVAILSTGDEIVQPGEALMPGGVYDSNARILSDAVRELGAEPRFHGAFRDDEPALRRALASALEGADLVLLSGGTSKGEGDLNARVVGDLTPGIVVHGVALKPGKPICLAAHGALPVVILPGFPTSAIFTFHEFVAPVLREMSGLSAAKRETVRARMALRTNSERGRLEYLLVGLVTRSDGQLAAYPMGKGSGSVTTFSRADGFVRIERNVEIVDADDAVDVTLLGREIEPADLVVVGSHCAGLDLIAGALVREGFSVKVLAVGSQGGLAAAERGECDAAPIHLLDPRTNLYNAPFLNADLKLLRGYTRMQGVVTRPDELRDTEELLADASLRMVNRNRGAGTRVLIDRLLAGRKPPGFAYEPRSHYAVAAAVAQKRADWGVTIETVAREKGLRFRALANESYDFAIPAARWDRPAVAALRRLLEPGSLLRARLEAAGFGTPRD
- a CDS encoding PEP-CTERM sorting domain-containing protein, which encodes MLGCRSIRPLLAMLITLSLAGAAAAAPIITTFALYSSGPVTDSDGPQAGGALSSQVTTSDGASRCNIAGSGCSTGQPSDAFAFAAQNETALGIFSALQADGTFFNGDPGPLSLLSRTTWTDSPATAGPNSITLIIKPGELTLLDYASVQFGNDTMARYRIELAVNGSVVFFSAAELRGGASGITLTKSGVDLGSTGFSESNNVAGYTFNSLITTIDLGILAPTDVVTYTMEVQVSGPGFETGGYARIGDPFDLAGSGSSIAFGTPVPEPAVTLLLALTGAIALWVWRRRARRG
- a CDS encoding response regulator transcription factor, producing MTDSLATPARIVIVEDDAHCVERMLRAFAEEPSVRVVAIEASVAGGCAALLRERPELLITDLGLPDGSGSELVRAVSEHQLTTLPLVITMFNDDKNVFDAIAAGALGYLVKDADARELVRGTLELLAGGSPMSPAIARRVLASFRGAQPKPSEPAAEDPDKPQLSAREREVLSLIVKGFRFDEIAALLGVSGTTISTYVQRIYKKLAVHSRAEAVYEATQLGLVKLAE